One segment of Candidatus Hydrogenedentota bacterium DNA contains the following:
- a CDS encoding bifunctional (p)ppGpp synthetase/guanosine-3',5'-bis(diphosphate) 3'-pyrophosphohydrolase, which translates to MSQTLVTLMRELKKHYDPEDLGLVRHAFRVANEAHQDQLRASGEPYISHSLGVATILAELGLDPVTCAAALLHDVVEDTIHKIPIILQEFGDEIAWIVEGVTKISGLRFLNDDKEREEQQAQNIRKMLVATAKDLRVIMIKLADRLHNMRTLSHLKIEDQKRIARETLDIYAPLANRLGISRWKWELEDHSFRVLMPEIYRKISKLVAMKRNDREEFLENTIAYLEPRLKESEVAARVIGRPKHLYSIYEKMTHQGKDFSQVMDVLAIRIITQTEAGCYNALGVVHGVWTPIPGRLKDYIAMPKLNMYQAIHTTVMRENGFPMEVQIRSENMDYIAREGVAAHWRYKEGDSRQQDKLGSQLAWLQKMYEWLKDVGSHENLMDSMRMDFSSANIYVFTPRGEVKELPQGATPLDFAYLVHSYIGHHCIGARVNGKMVSLRYNLQMGDSVEILTSKNQEPHLDWIDVVVTGRARTRIRQRLRELGEMAPAEEQKVGVRTRHVRGSRRTMPTAEVVREVDEASRQKLIRVEGLKGMLVQFAKCCNPMPGHAIIGYVTRTPGISIHRVECKSFARSARDHTRVVHACWDGESHMLAKIRLITRNRPNLLADITNALRPLNIDILNAHFGPGENENNYFDFQFEATNEENIEKAAQAVLAVPGVFNSIHLGVQDPCDRKIPKNAKKNRAKELKETG; encoded by the coding sequence ATGAGTCAGACACTCGTTACATTAATGAGAGAACTAAAGAAGCACTACGACCCCGAAGATCTGGGTCTGGTGCGTCATGCCTTCCGTGTTGCCAATGAAGCCCACCAAGATCAGCTTCGTGCCTCAGGTGAGCCTTATATCAGTCACAGCCTTGGGGTTGCGACCATTCTTGCCGAACTGGGATTGGATCCTGTAACCTGTGCGGCTGCCTTGCTACACGACGTGGTGGAAGACACCATTCATAAGATTCCGATTATTCTCCAAGAGTTCGGCGATGAAATCGCGTGGATCGTTGAGGGGGTCACCAAAATCAGCGGGCTGCGCTTTCTCAATGATGATAAGGAACGGGAGGAACAGCAGGCGCAAAATATCCGGAAGATGCTTGTTGCCACTGCCAAAGATTTGCGCGTGATCATGATCAAGTTGGCGGATCGGCTGCATAACATGCGCACTTTGAGCCACCTCAAAATAGAAGATCAAAAACGCATCGCCCGGGAGACTTTAGATATTTACGCGCCTTTAGCGAATCGGTTGGGGATCTCCCGTTGGAAATGGGAATTGGAAGATCATTCCTTTCGCGTGCTCATGCCGGAGATATACCGAAAAATTTCGAAACTTGTCGCCATGAAACGCAATGATCGCGAAGAATTTTTGGAAAACACCATTGCCTATCTGGAACCTCGTTTGAAAGAGTCAGAGGTGGCGGCGCGGGTCATCGGACGGCCCAAGCACCTTTACAGCATTTATGAAAAAATGACCCATCAAGGCAAAGATTTTTCGCAGGTCATGGATGTGCTGGCCATTCGTATTATCACGCAGACTGAGGCAGGTTGTTATAACGCATTGGGCGTCGTTCATGGGGTGTGGACTCCCATACCGGGTAGGCTGAAAGACTATATTGCCATGCCCAAATTAAATATGTACCAGGCAATCCATACCACGGTTATGCGTGAAAATGGTTTCCCCATGGAAGTACAAATACGATCTGAAAATATGGACTATATCGCTAGGGAGGGCGTGGCAGCCCATTGGCGCTATAAAGAAGGGGATTCGCGCCAGCAAGATAAGCTTGGTTCACAGTTGGCGTGGCTGCAAAAAATGTATGAGTGGCTTAAAGACGTGGGCAGCCATGAAAACTTGATGGACAGCATGCGCATGGACTTCTCTTCTGCGAACATTTATGTGTTCACGCCCCGAGGAGAGGTCAAGGAATTGCCCCAAGGTGCAACGCCCTTGGATTTTGCCTATCTTGTGCACTCCTATATTGGGCATCATTGTATTGGCGCGCGGGTAAACGGCAAAATGGTTTCCCTTCGATACAATTTGCAAATGGGCGATTCCGTAGAAATACTCACCTCTAAAAACCAAGAGCCCCATTTGGATTGGATTGATGTAGTCGTCACCGGCAGAGCACGAACCCGTATCCGCCAACGTTTGCGTGAACTCGGAGAGATGGCTCCCGCCGAAGAACAAAAGGTAGGCGTTCGCACGAGACATGTGCGCGGTTCCCGGCGAACCATGCCGACGGCGGAAGTAGTTCGTGAGGTGGATGAAGCGTCAAGACAGAAGTTGATTCGTGTCGAAGGGCTCAAGGGGATGTTGGTTCAGTTTGCAAAATGTTGTAACCCTATGCCCGGCCACGCCATTATAGGGTATGTGACCCGAACGCCGGGGATTTCCATTCACCGCGTAGAATGTAAGAGTTTTGCACGCTCTGCAAGAGATCATACGCGCGTTGTTCATGCCTGTTGGGACGGCGAAAGCCACATGTTGGCGAAAATCAGACTGATCACACGGAACCGCCCCAACTTGCTTGCCGATATTACCAATGCCTTGCGCCCCTTAAATATCGACATTTTAAACGCCCACTTTGGTCCCGGTGAAAACGAAAATAATTACTTTGATTTCCAGTTCGAAGCAACCAACGAGGAGAACATTGAGAAGGCCGCCCAAGCAGTACTCGCTGTGCCCGGTGTTTTCAATAGTATCCATCTCGGCGTACAAGATCCTTGCGACCGAAAGATCCCTAAAAATGCCAAAAAAAACCGAGCAAAAGAACTTAAAGAAACCGGATGA
- a CDS encoding acetyl-CoA C-acetyltransferase: MRNVVVASAVRTAIGTFGGTLKDVPSIDLMGMVVREAVERSGVPPEFVGDVIIGQCMQRMDESPSGRLAALKAGLPIAVPGLTIHRNCASGMQSVIYGAQQIMLGDMDVVVAGGVEVMSRVPYVMKDARWGKRLQHGVMSDGIWDGLTDPYCGLIMGLTAENLAEKYAISREEQDEIAMRSHNNAEAATNAGKFKEEIMPVEIPQRKGDPLVFDRDEHVRLGMTMDQLVKLRPSFKPDGTVTAGNASAINDAAAALVLVAEEKAESLGVTPIARLKGYGTAAVEPELMGYGPVPATQQALLRTELKLDDIDLIELNEAFAAQYLACEKLLKLNRDITNVNGSGIALGHPVGCTGARIIVSLLHEMKRRGNSLGLATLCVGGGMGQASIWEMC; encoded by the coding sequence ATGAGAAATGTAGTAGTTGCATCGGCGGTACGTACGGCTATAGGAACTTTCGGAGGCACACTCAAAGACGTCCCTTCTATCGATTTGATGGGAATGGTGGTGCGCGAGGCAGTGGAGCGTTCGGGCGTGCCGCCCGAATTTGTAGGCGATGTTATTATTGGACAATGCATGCAGCGCATGGATGAGTCGCCTTCAGGACGTCTCGCAGCATTGAAGGCAGGCTTGCCCATAGCTGTGCCCGGTTTGACGATTCACCGTAATTGCGCTTCCGGCATGCAGTCTGTCATCTATGGAGCGCAACAAATTATGTTGGGCGATATGGATGTGGTCGTTGCCGGCGGCGTGGAAGTCATGAGCCGTGTCCCTTATGTTATGAAGGATGCACGCTGGGGGAAACGGTTGCAGCACGGCGTTATGTCTGATGGTATCTGGGACGGCTTGACCGATCCCTATTGCGGATTGATCATGGGACTCACTGCAGAAAACCTGGCGGAAAAGTACGCTATTTCCCGAGAGGAACAGGATGAAATTGCCATGCGTTCCCACAATAACGCGGAAGCGGCAACCAATGCAGGTAAATTCAAAGAGGAAATTATGCCTGTTGAGATTCCTCAGCGAAAAGGTGATCCTCTGGTTTTTGACCGTGATGAGCACGTTCGACTCGGTATGACTATGGATCAATTGGTCAAACTGAGACCCAGCTTCAAGCCTGATGGTACGGTGACGGCGGGCAATGCTTCGGCCATCAATGACGCTGCTGCGGCACTGGTTCTTGTCGCGGAAGAGAAAGCAGAATCACTGGGCGTCACGCCTATTGCTCGCCTCAAAGGCTACGGAACGGCTGCGGTAGAACCGGAATTAATGGGCTATGGGCCCGTGCCTGCTACCCAACAAGCCTTGCTGCGCACAGAACTCAAATTAGATGACATTGATCTGATTGAGCTGAATGAAGCTTTTGCCGCCCAATACCTTGCTTGTGAAAAGTTGCTCAAGCTGAACCGAGATATTACCAACGTCAACGGTTCGGGTATTGCTTTGGGTCATCCCGTAGGATGCACGGGTGCGCGGATTATTGTGTCCTTGCTGCATGAGATGAAACGGCGCGGCAACAGCTTGGGGCTTGCTACCTTATGTGTCGGCGGCGGCATGGGCCAGGCATCTATTTGGGAGATGTGTTAA
- the uvrB gene encoding excinuclease ABC subunit UvrB: MPKKTEQKNLKKPDEPLLFSLVSEFEPAGDQPEAIDSLTRGVCEGLPHQVLLGVTGSGKTFTIANVIARVNRPTLVLAHNKILAAQLYGEFKALFPHNAVEYFVSYYDYYQPEAYIPTTDTYIEKDSSINEEIDKMRHAATRAVLTRRDCIVVASVSCIYGIGSPQAYLSLRVTLERGKVFPREALLDSLIAMQYTRNDIDFHRGTFRVRGDIVDVFPAYEGDRAIRIEYFGDEVDQLSEIDPLRGVTIRKTNRVDIFPGSHYVAEAGTMQRALKAIRLELLTRLGELRAENLELYAQRLEQRTNYDLEMMEELGYCSGIENYSRHLDGRQPGDPPHTLLTYFPKDFLLVVDESHMSIPQVGAMFRGDRSRKDKLVEYGFRLPCARDNRPLMFQEFEERLNQVIYISATPAEWELKKSEGVIVEQVVRPTGLVDPEVDIRPVANQVDDLLHEARERAELGERTLITTLTKRMAEDLTAYYTDLGLQVRYMHADVETLERIELIRQLRQGVYDVLIGINLLREGLDLPEVSLVAILDADKEGYLRSETSLIQTCGRAARHLHGRVIMYADKITGAMRRAIDETNRRREKQLAYNKKHGITARSIQKAVPDLLGTLCERDYVTLAKVAETPEVYMSDQDFNKTIVDLRKKMKEAAELLEFEQAAKYRDRLLELERKKVELGI, encoded by the coding sequence ATGCCAAAAAAAACCGAGCAAAAGAACTTAAAGAAACCGGATGAACCCCTCCTGTTCTCCTTGGTCTCTGAGTTTGAGCCGGCCGGCGACCAACCCGAAGCAATCGATTCTTTAACACGTGGTGTTTGTGAGGGGCTGCCCCATCAAGTCTTGCTTGGGGTGACCGGTTCCGGCAAAACATTTACCATTGCCAATGTCATCGCACGGGTGAACCGTCCCACCTTGGTGCTCGCCCATAATAAGATTTTGGCGGCCCAGCTCTATGGTGAATTCAAAGCCCTTTTCCCTCACAATGCCGTTGAATATTTCGTCAGCTATTACGATTATTACCAGCCTGAGGCCTACATTCCGACTACCGATACCTATATCGAAAAAGATTCTTCCATCAATGAGGAGATTGATAAGATGCGGCATGCCGCAACACGGGCTGTGTTGACACGCCGTGATTGCATCGTTGTCGCCAGTGTTTCCTGCATCTACGGTATCGGTTCGCCCCAAGCGTATTTGTCCCTTCGCGTGACGCTTGAAAGGGGCAAAGTTTTCCCGAGGGAAGCGCTGCTCGATAGCCTGATCGCTATGCAATATACGCGCAACGATATAGACTTTCACCGCGGCACTTTCCGCGTTCGCGGCGATATTGTCGATGTTTTTCCCGCCTATGAAGGGGATCGGGCAATACGGATTGAATACTTTGGTGATGAGGTAGATCAACTCTCCGAGATCGATCCGCTCCGTGGCGTTACGATCCGAAAGACGAACCGCGTCGATATTTTTCCCGGATCTCATTATGTTGCTGAGGCAGGAACCATGCAGCGCGCCTTGAAGGCGATTCGTTTGGAATTGCTCACTCGTCTGGGAGAGTTGCGTGCTGAAAATCTCGAATTGTATGCGCAACGGTTGGAGCAGCGCACTAATTATGATTTGGAAATGATGGAGGAATTGGGCTATTGCAGCGGCATCGAAAATTATTCGCGCCATCTCGATGGCCGTCAGCCCGGCGATCCGCCTCATACATTGCTCACCTATTTCCCCAAAGACTTTCTGCTTGTCGTCGATGAGAGCCACATGTCCATTCCTCAGGTTGGCGCTATGTTTCGCGGCGATCGATCCAGAAAAGATAAATTGGTGGAATACGGATTTCGATTGCCTTGTGCCCGTGACAATCGACCTCTCATGTTTCAAGAATTCGAAGAGCGGTTGAACCAAGTTATTTATATCAGTGCCACACCGGCGGAATGGGAGTTGAAAAAGAGTGAGGGCGTTATCGTTGAGCAAGTGGTCAGACCCACAGGCTTGGTAGATCCGGAAGTGGACATACGCCCCGTTGCCAACCAAGTAGATGACCTGCTCCACGAAGCACGCGAACGAGCCGAGCTCGGCGAAAGAACGCTTATCACAACGTTAACCAAACGCATGGCAGAAGATTTGACCGCCTATTACACCGATTTAGGATTGCAGGTACGGTATATGCACGCCGATGTGGAGACCCTTGAGCGCATAGAACTGATACGTCAATTGAGGCAAGGAGTCTACGACGTGCTCATTGGTATCAACCTTTTGCGTGAAGGCTTGGATTTGCCGGAGGTTTCCCTCGTCGCCATTTTAGATGCCGACAAGGAAGGGTATCTGAGATCGGAGACCAGTTTGATCCAGACTTGCGGACGAGCCGCCCGCCATCTCCATGGCCGTGTCATTATGTATGCAGACAAGATCACCGGCGCCATGAGGCGGGCAATCGATGAAACGAATCGACGCCGCGAAAAACAATTAGCCTACAATAAAAAGCATGGTATTACAGCGCGATCCATTCAAAAGGCAGTGCCCGATCTGCTCGGTACGCTGTGCGAACGCGACTATGTGACTTTGGCGAAGGTTGCGGAAACTCCCGAAGTGTATATGTCGGATCAAGACTTTAATAAGACCATTGTTGACTTGCGAAAAAAGATGAAGGAAGCTGCAGAACTCTTAGAATTTGAGCAAGCGGCAAAGTACCGCGATCGCTTATTGGAATTAGAACGCAAAAAAGTGGAGTTGGGTATTTAA
- a CDS encoding PQQ-binding-like beta-propeller repeat protein yields MKGYVLSLLLMGCLALSSFGEGSPQFRGPQRDGRFEETGLLKAWPDEGPPKLWVTTGLGNGYSSPSIVDGKLYVPGMVDDENSAIFVLNEDGVIERTIPTGPETEDTQAPGPRSTPTIDGDYLYMLSGLGELFCLHIPSGEKRWSVNILERFQGPNIMYTLAESLLIDGERLICTPGGTDAAVAALDKHTGETLWSTKGFSDEASYCAPVIYTHNGRRLLFTETANFLACMDAEDGRLLWKIEHLTRDGIHAVSPMYLDGLLFYTGGYESENGAIRLSEDGSSYEKVWQTDALDCQHHGLVLDQGYLYGTSHMQGNRLVCLDMKSGEVMWTAPEVRQGVVIYADGMLYIYEGSSRAFVHLVKADSKAFQHGGKFRVTDGDGRHWAHPAIVKGVLYIRHGDALIAYDVKDHS; encoded by the coding sequence CAGTTTCGGTGAAGGTTCGCCGCAATTTCGGGGACCGCAACGAGATGGGCGCTTTGAAGAAACAGGATTATTAAAAGCATGGCCCGACGAAGGGCCGCCAAAACTGTGGGTGACAACAGGATTGGGAAATGGCTATTCATCACCATCTATTGTAGACGGGAAACTCTATGTGCCGGGCATGGTGGACGATGAAAACTCCGCGATCTTCGTGTTGAATGAAGATGGGGTAATCGAACGCACCATTCCTACAGGTCCGGAAACAGAAGATACTCAGGCGCCCGGCCCCCGTTCTACGCCCACCATTGACGGCGATTATCTCTACATGCTCTCCGGTTTGGGGGAACTCTTCTGCCTTCATATTCCGAGCGGAGAAAAACGGTGGAGCGTCAACATTCTTGAACGCTTTCAAGGCCCAAACATCATGTACACCTTGGCGGAATCACTCTTGATTGACGGCGAGCGGCTAATCTGCACGCCCGGCGGTACTGATGCCGCAGTTGCCGCCCTCGATAAACATACCGGCGAAACCTTGTGGTCGACAAAGGGCTTCAGCGATGAAGCGTCCTATTGTGCGCCCGTTATTTACACCCACAACGGCCGGCGGCTTCTATTCACAGAAACGGCTAATTTTCTCGCCTGTATGGATGCGGAAGATGGGCGGCTCTTATGGAAAATCGAACATCTCACCCGAGACGGGATTCATGCGGTAAGCCCCATGTATCTCGACGGACTGCTCTTTTATACGGGTGGATATGAATCCGAGAACGGCGCCATACGCCTTTCCGAAGACGGCAGTTCGTATGAAAAAGTGTGGCAAACCGATGCCCTTGATTGCCAACATCATGGACTGGTGCTGGATCAAGGCTATCTCTACGGAACCAGCCACATGCAGGGTAACCGTCTCGTTTGTCTTGATATGAAAAGCGGCGAAGTCATGTGGACCGCGCCTGAAGTGCGCCAAGGCGTAGTTATTTATGCTGATGGCATGCTCTACATTTATGAAGGATCATCGCGCGCCTTCGTCCATCTGGTGAAAGCGGATAGCAAAGCGTTTCAACATGGCGGCAAATTTCGGGTCACCGACGGAGATGGCCGGCATTGGGCGCATCCCGCCATTGTAAAGGGTGTTTTATATATTCGCCATGGCGACGCACTCATCGCCTATGACGTGAAAGATCACTCTTAA